A genome region from Paramisgurnus dabryanus chromosome 12, PD_genome_1.1, whole genome shotgun sequence includes the following:
- the sirt5 gene encoding NAD-dependent protein deacylase sirtuin-5, mitochondrial, which yields MIVRRLACRGLASHLCLAVRSTWRAPEMARPCSDLTKFREDFAKAKHIAIITGAGVSAESGVPTFRGQGGYWRKWQAQDLATPTAFSRDPSLVWEFYHYRREVMASKMPNPAHLAIAECESRLRQQGRSVVVITQNIDELHHSAGSKNVYEIHGSLFKTRCMSCGEVKANHKSPICPALEGKGEPDPSAKDARIPVEELPRCERKSCNGLLRPHVVWFGETLDADILTGVEQELDKCDLCLVVGTSSIVYPAAMFAPQVAARGVPVAEFNTDSTPATKSFMYHFKGPCGITLPPALAPHETEII from the exons ATGATTGTGCGACGGTTGGCGTGTAGGGGTCTCGCCTCTCATCTTTGCCTGGCAGTAAGATCGACCTGGAGAGCACCTGAGATGGCCAGACCATGCTCTG aTTTGACAAAGTTTCGGGAGGATTTTGCTAAAGCAAAGCACATTGCTATTATTACTGGGGCTGGAGTGAGTGCAGAGAGTGGAGTACCAACCTTCAGAGGTCAGGGAGGATACTGGAGAAAATGGCAGGCACAG GATTTGGCCACGCCTACAGCATTCTCTCGAGATCCGTCTTTAGTCTGGGAGTTCTACCATTACAGACGTGAG GTAATGGCCAGCAAAATGCCTAACCCAGCACATTTGGCTATAGCAGAGTGTGAGTCCCGTCTTCGCCAGCAGGGGCGCTCTGTTGTGGTCATAACTCAGAACATTGATGAGCTGCACCATAGTGCTGGTTCCAAAAATGTTTATGAGATCCACG GTAGTTTATTTAAAACTCGTTGCATGAGTTGTGGAGAAGTCAAGGCCAACCACAAGAGTCCAATCTGTCCTGCTCTGGAGGGGAAAGG agAGCCTGACCCCAGTGCTAAGGACGCCAGAATTCCAGTGGAGGAACTGCCCAG ATGTGAGAGGAAGAGCTGTAATGGCTTACTGAGACCTCATGTGGTTTGGTTTGGAGAGACCCTGGATGCTGATATTCTCACCGGCGTGGAGCAGGAGCTGGACAAGTGTGATCTCTGCTTAGTA GTGGGCACCTCCTCCATAGTTTACCCAGCGGCCATGTTCGCTCCTCAGGTGGCAGCGAGAGGAGTGCCTGTAGCTGAATTTAACACCGATAGCACTCCTGCTACTAAAAGCTTTAT GTATCACTTTAAAGGTCCATGTGGCATCACACTGCCTCCTGCCCTGGCACCTCATGAAACTGAGATCATTTAG